A single genomic interval of Stigmatella aurantiaca harbors:
- a CDS encoding MBL fold metallo-hydrolase — protein sequence MRSVHRWLMGGACGLGLFLSGCPSPTTGLNIHPLAETLTALGGAVEVQYLGVGGYLVRRGEDALLFAPSFTTPGFSKLHPAAEIQSDEALVQRCLEQKAGAKLEDVEFILVGHAHYDHLLDVPAVMKHHAPRAITLGSRTTRHILAGADLSRRTLVVDECAAGRDGRAGRWIYNAKRTVRVLAIESEHSPHVGNYKLMGGHYLTDRKELPRRAFDWKEGQTYAYLVDFLHPDGSVDFRIHYQDAASREGYGDIPEAVRKEHPFVDLAITCVGASNTVASYPGPFLERAKPRAIVLGHWEDFFGEQFCDDRDREARVVRLADVPAFVERVERHKPPEAKVLMPALYSKMFFPREASPAAPADTPPRECPVRPGAFPQKDPPPRLVLDGFPL from the coding sequence ATGCGGAGCGTTCACCGGTGGCTCATGGGAGGGGCATGTGGGCTGGGCCTCTTCTTGAGCGGCTGCCCCTCACCGACCACGGGGTTGAACATCCACCCCCTGGCCGAGACCCTGACCGCCCTGGGAGGGGCCGTGGAGGTGCAGTACCTCGGGGTGGGGGGCTACCTGGTCCGGCGGGGTGAAGACGCCCTGCTCTTCGCGCCCTCGTTCACCACTCCCGGCTTCTCGAAGCTCCACCCCGCGGCGGAAATCCAGAGCGATGAGGCGCTCGTCCAGCGCTGCCTGGAGCAGAAGGCGGGGGCGAAGCTGGAGGACGTGGAGTTCATCCTGGTGGGGCATGCGCATTACGACCACCTGCTGGATGTCCCCGCGGTCATGAAGCACCATGCGCCCCGGGCGATCACCCTGGGCTCCCGGACGACGCGCCACATCCTCGCGGGCGCGGACCTCTCCCGCCGCACGCTCGTGGTGGACGAGTGCGCCGCCGGGAGAGACGGCCGCGCGGGGCGGTGGATCTACAACGCGAAGCGCACGGTCCGCGTCCTGGCGATCGAGTCCGAGCACTCCCCCCACGTGGGGAACTACAAGCTCATGGGCGGCCACTACCTGACCGACCGCAAGGAACTGCCGCGCCGGGCGTTCGACTGGAAGGAGGGCCAGACCTACGCCTACCTCGTGGACTTCCTGCACCCGGATGGAAGCGTGGACTTCCGCATTCACTACCAGGACGCGGCCAGCCGCGAGGGCTACGGGGACATCCCCGAGGCCGTGCGGAAGGAGCATCCCTTCGTGGACCTGGCCATCACCTGCGTGGGCGCGTCCAACACGGTGGCGTCCTACCCGGGACCGTTCCTGGAGCGGGCCAAGCCCCGGGCCATCGTGTTGGGACACTGGGAAGACTTCTTCGGCGAGCAGTTCTGTGATGACAGGGACAGGGAGGCCCGGGTGGTGCGTCTGGCGGACGTTCCGGCGTTCGTTGAGCGCGTGGAGCGCCACAAGCCTCCGGAGGCGAAGGTGCTGATGCCCGCGCTGTACAGCAAGATGTTCTTTCCCCGCGAGGCCTCGCCCGCAGCCCCCGCGGACACGCCGCCCCGGGAGTGCCCGGTCCGTCCCGGGGCTTTCCCTCAGAAGGACCCGCCCCCGCGCCTGGTCCTGGATGGGTTCCCGCTGTAA
- a CDS encoding acyl-CoA dehydrogenase family protein, with translation MDFEPSAKAKDYLDRVKRFMNEHILPVEGRYWEEVHAAQAGGDWRRWKVPALMEELKARARAEGLWNLFLPDAKLGAGLSTLEYAPIAEETGRSFLAPEVFNCNAPDTGNMEVLWKYGSEEQKQRWLTPLLAGDIRSVFCMTEPDVASSDATNMGATATVEGDEVVLTGKKWWSSGLGNPRAKVAIFMGRTPEASAGRHHQHSMVLVPLDAPGVTIQRMLPVYGDYDAPHGHGEVHFENVRLPLSAIIAGPGKGFEIAQGRLGPGRIHHCMRCIGAAERALELMIDRGMSRTAFGKPLLNLGGNRERVAEARVAIDQARLLTLYAAWKLDAVGALGAMSEISAIKVVAPNVLQKVVDDAIQIHGGAGVSRDTPLAGFFAQARSLRIADGPDEVHKGVIARIELSKRGFSKGS, from the coding sequence ATGGACTTCGAACCCAGCGCCAAGGCCAAGGACTATCTGGATCGCGTGAAGCGGTTCATGAACGAGCACATCCTTCCGGTGGAGGGCCGCTACTGGGAAGAGGTCCACGCGGCCCAGGCGGGCGGGGACTGGCGCCGGTGGAAGGTGCCCGCGCTGATGGAGGAGCTGAAGGCGCGCGCCCGGGCCGAAGGGCTGTGGAACCTGTTCCTGCCGGACGCGAAGCTCGGCGCGGGCCTGAGCACCCTGGAGTACGCGCCCATCGCGGAGGAGACGGGCCGCAGCTTCCTGGCGCCCGAGGTCTTCAACTGCAACGCCCCGGACACCGGCAACATGGAGGTGCTCTGGAAGTACGGCTCCGAGGAGCAGAAGCAGCGCTGGCTCACGCCGCTGCTGGCCGGGGACATCCGCTCGGTGTTCTGCATGACGGAGCCCGACGTGGCCTCCTCGGACGCCACCAACATGGGCGCCACCGCCACCGTCGAGGGGGACGAGGTGGTGCTCACCGGCAAGAAGTGGTGGTCCAGCGGCCTGGGCAACCCGCGGGCGAAGGTCGCCATCTTCATGGGCCGGACGCCGGAGGCCTCGGCGGGCCGCCACCACCAGCACTCCATGGTGCTCGTGCCCCTGGACGCGCCGGGCGTCACCATCCAGCGCATGCTGCCGGTCTACGGCGACTACGACGCGCCCCACGGCCACGGCGAGGTCCACTTCGAGAACGTGCGCCTGCCCCTCTCCGCCATCATCGCGGGGCCGGGCAAGGGCTTCGAGATTGCTCAGGGCCGGCTGGGCCCGGGCCGCATCCACCACTGCATGCGCTGCATCGGCGCGGCGGAGCGGGCGCTGGAGCTGATGATCGACCGGGGCATGAGCCGCACCGCCTTTGGCAAGCCGCTGCTCAACCTGGGCGGCAACCGCGAGCGCGTCGCCGAGGCGCGCGTGGCCATCGACCAGGCGCGCCTGCTGACGCTCTATGCCGCCTGGAAGCTGGACGCGGTGGGCGCGCTGGGGGCGATGAGCGAAATCTCCGCCATCAAGGTGGTGGCACCCAACGTGCTCCAGAAGGTGGTGGATGACGCCATCCAGATTCACGGCGGGGCGGGCGTGTCGCGGGACACCCCGCTGGCGGGCTTCTTCGCCCAGGCGCGCAGCCTGCGCATCGCCGATGGACCGGACGAGGTCCACAAGGGCGTCATCGCCCGCATCGAACTCTCCAAGCGTGGTTTTTCCAAGGGATCCTGA